AAGTTAGGCACATGGTCATGTGTGACACCGTATTCAGACAAATGCTGAGGAACCTGCAAGTCACTCGCCAGTTCAATGAGCGCATCAACTGTGACTTGTGCTTTGGCGCGTTGCGATAATCCTTCCGTCGGTTGACCAAAAAAATCGGCGATATCGGCGAATCGGTCGAGATTGCCGAGCATATTGAATTGCATGACGGGGACGAGCATGATGGTGTTGGCAATACCATGTGGAATATGAAACTGGGCGCCAATGGGATAGGCAAACGCATGAACGGCCGTTACCCCGGCGTTGGCAAAGGCCATACCCGCCAGCATGGCGCCGCGCAGCATATTCGTACGGCCTTCGATGTTTTCTCCGTTGGCATAGGCCGTGCGGATATTGGCGTAAATTAATCGCATGGCTTCTTTAGCCAACAGATCGGACATCGGTGTCGCGTTTTTGGAGGTATAGGCCTCGATCGCATGAATCAGAGCGTCCATGCCGGTTGCTGCGGTAACCTTGGGCGGGAGGCCAAGAGTTAATTCGGGGTCGAGCAGAGCGCAGGCAGGATACAAATGCGAGCTGACGACGCCTTTTTTCAATTGCTCGGTATTGTCGGATAAAATGACGATGGGCGTGACTTCACTCCCTGTACCGGCTGTGGTCGGAATAAGGATAGTCGGCAAGCCGGGATTGGGGAGCAGATCGATGCCGAAATATTCACTGACCGAACCGGGGTTGGTGGCCATTGCGCCCGTGATTTTGGCCATATCGAGCGATGACCCACCGCCGATACCGACAATGGCGTCGGCACCGTGTTCTTTGACGATTTCAACGGTTTGGTCGACAAGTTCAAATGGTGGATCAGCCTGCACCTGGTCATACAGGCACACGCCGAGTTCGGCCGCTTCAAGCACCGTGGTGAGGCGTTCGATAATACCGGTCGACATGACGCCGGGGTCGGTCACGATGCAGACTTTTGTCGCTCCAAGACGGCGCAGCTCCGTGCCGATATCGTTGAGCGTTCCAGGACCGAAGACAATGCGGGACGTTGTGCAAAACAGTTCCTTTTGCATGATCAAATCTCCGAAAAATTGAATGATGGGGAGCATGCGGCGGGGCAGAGGCAGCCCCCGCCGCATTGTCAAAGCGAGGTCGGAGTTACTTGGCCTCGCCAGACAGTACCTTACTTTCGCGTTCGGCAGCGAGTTCGAGATCGTCGGCCCACAATGGACCGGCGTTGGTGTCACCTTTGAAGAAGTCCATGGAGTAGATGACAAAGCAGGCGATCAGTCCGGCACCGAATGCCCAGGCTGCGCCCTTGGAGACGAGGATGCCCGCGACCATGCCGGCGATGCCGAGGTCTTTCAGACTCTTGGCTTCACGAGCACCGATATACACGGAAACGAATCCCTGGATAATCATGGTCAATGCCAGTGCAGCAGGCAGAATGGGGCGTGTAACGGTGACGATGGGCAACAACCAATATCCGGTGAACGTCCCCCAGCGAAATGCACCGACACCGCCAATAATGGAGTCCATGGATTCACGGCCTTTCTTCCACCGTTCATAGGTGACAACGGTCATGGCTGCCCAGATGGGGCCGCACATGGAGATGTCGGGGCCCAGCATGCTCATGATGGTGTTCCGGATACCTACGACAAGGTGGGCGCGGTCTGGATTGTAATCGACGGGTTCGTCCGGGCGTTTGGGGTCGGCGTCACGGATGATACCTTGCGCCTGGACAGCATCACCGAAGATGACGATATACGCGGCCAGAACGAGCGGCAGAGCTTTCAAGAACATGGACAACGGAGGCCATCCCAATGTGCCCCACGGAACCCAGTCAGTCCAGAGCGTGGCGAAGTCCGGATGTGAAAATCCCCATTCCACGGTGAACGGTGCTTCACCAACAATGGGGGCAATGATGATGGCGGCGATGATGGCTGGCAAAATACCGAGATTGGCAATGCGCTTTACGACCGGTGACGTCGTCGACCAGTGCCGGAACAGCGGGTTGTACATCATGAACAATGCCACAAGCGCACACACGCTGATGGTAATGGGCATGGAGTAGAACTTGCCGCCTTCCTTGAAAATAAGCTGAATGGCGGCAATACCGGCACCGAGAATAACACCGGCTTTGACCGCTCGTGGTATAAGCGAAATAACGGTTTGCGCCAGTCCTGTTGCCCCGAGCAGAAGACACCATAACCCGAGCGTCATTTCAAAGGCGATAAGTGCATGCATGCGCTCTGGTCCCTCTGGAAAGGCGGCACAGTAGGCAATAAGTAGTGGAATGGCCGGAGTGACCCATCCCGGAACGACGGGGTCGCCAAGCGACGAGTGAAACAAGTAGAGAAAGCCGTTTAAGATAACAATGGCCAGCGCGACTTCGAACGGCATGCCCAGGGTATCCTGCAATACAGGAATGATGGACAAACAAACGGCGCACATGATGAGACCCTGGATGTAGTCAGCCCATTCCCAGCGATAGTGTACACCCGGAATGCGAAGTTTCAGTTTCCATAATGGGATATAGGGCGGTTCCTGACCATCGGGACGTTTGGCGGTCCAGTCTGACATAAAACTTCTCCTGCGTTGACGGCGCGCCTGGCGACGTCGGTTCACACGTTTCCTGACGACATCGGCAGAACAAACGGCCGGTTCGGGGGAAAAATCGACGCAACTCCCGAAACGGTCGTCACATCCTGGTGAAACTCACACACATCTCCTGCTGGTTCGCGAACAGCGTGCTGCTGATTAGAGAATCAAGAATTGTGCCGAGATTGCTTGGAAGAAGTTGTTTTGCATTATCATGTTGTTTTTATTTTGTTTTTTTAAAAAAGACAGACGTTGTTCTTCATGAATGACAAGAGATTTATAATAAATTGATGCGTTTTTGCATCGATTGGTCTGCGAATTTCCCTCTGCAATCAACGTATTTGCCAGATTGAAGCGCGTATTCCCATGTGTTGAGATTTTGGAGAACTGTCGGTGCTAAAGCCCAGTCCGGGAATCACCAAGAGCGCCAGATTCGTGATAGATGGAGAAATATATGAATATTTGAGTCAAGTGATGCTATAATGCATCGCATGATGCTGTTATGCATTCAAGGTTGATTGACCAATCGGTAAAACAAAATGTGTGTGAAGGATATTGAAAAAAGAACCAATGTTCGTCAATGACAACTTTGAGGAAGGCATGCCAAAGAGACTTGATGGTGTCGCGTCATCGCGCAACTCTACGACAGGAGGTGTCATTCAAGTATGGCATGATGCGCCATTGCATTGATGATGCAATGGCGCATTGTCAGCCGATTGAATGATCATTTACACCGCAATGTTGTGAGCATGTCTGCCGTGCAGCGGGGTACTACGCGGTCGTGATGCCTCCCTGACATGCGTATTTGAGGACCGTGTAATCGTCGAGGCCATAGCGAGATCCTTCGCGACCGAACCCACTTTCTTTGACACCGCCGAAAGGGCCTTCGCATGTGCTGATACGACCGTCGTTGATGCCAAGCAGACCGAACTCCAGTGCTTCGCTCACTCGCCATATACGGGCGGCATCGCGTGTATAGAAATATGCGGCCAAGCCGTAATCCGTGCTATTGGCGCGTTCAATGACGTCGTTTTCATCGGTGAATCGAAAAATAGGAGCAATGGGGCCAAAGATTTCTTCACTGGCGAACAGCATGTCATCGGTTGCATCGGCAATGATCGTTGGTTCATAGAACAATCCACCGAGTGCATGCGGTTTGCCACCGCAGACGATACGACCGCCTTTTGCCAACGCATCTTCGGTAAACGATTTCGTTTTTTCCAGGGCATCGGCATTAATGAGCGGTCCCATGTTGATGCCGTCGTCCAGACCATTGCCCGGTTTCAGTGTTTTGACGTGTTCGGCCATTTTTTCAAGAAATGTATCATAGACGGCATCATGCACGTACATTCTATTGGCGCAGATGCACGTCTGGCCGCTATTGCGGAATTTACAGAACACGGCGCCGGCAGCAGCGGCATCGATATCGGCATCGTCAAAAACAATAAAGGGTGCGTTGCCACCGAGTTCCATGGACATCCGTTTGACCGTGCTCGCCGTTTGGTTCAATAAAATTTTGCCGACACCGGTGGAGCCGGTAAAGCTGATTTTGCGGACGATTTTGTTACTCGTGAGTTCTTTGCCGATTACTCTGGAGCTGCCGGTCAGTACATTGAGGACACCGTTAGGAGCACCGGCTTCATGAGCTAGGCGTGCCATGGCCAATGCGGTCAATGGGGTGAGAATAGCCGGTCGAACCACAGCCGTACACCCGGCGGCCAAGGCGGCACTCACCTTACGGGCAATCATGGACATGGGAAAATTCCACGGCGTGATAACACCGACAACACCAACAGGCTCGCGCGTGACAACAAGGCGTTGATCGGCGAATGGTGCAGGAACGACATCGCCATAGTTGCGCCGCGCCTCTTCGGCAAACCAGCGCATATAACTGGCGCCATTGTTGGTTTCGGCCTTGGCTTCGGCCAGCGGCTTTCCTCCCTCCAGCGTGACGATGCGCGCCAACATGTCGATGTTTTCCAACGTCAGACGATACCAATTCATCAGAATTTCAGCCCGCTGCAAGGCTGTTTTTCGCTTCCATGCGGGAAGGGCAGCATGGGCGGCGTTGATGGCGCGGACGGTCTCATCGGTTCTCATATCCGGGACATTACCGACTACGGAGCCATCAAAGGGGTTGGTGACGGGAATGGATTGTCCTGAATCGGCGGCGATAAATTCTCCGTCAATATAACATGCGCATTCAGAGAGAAAATTTTCGGTCAGCATAAATATATCCTTGTTGTGCGGCATACGATGTGCCGGTTTCCGTTGTCGACGGCAACCGCTCCAGTCGAAGACATGTGGAGTCGAGAGCCGTTCAGACCGCAATAATGAATGTTGTATCGAGATGTTTATCAATATATATGCCAAAAATAACATAAAAAGATCTTCAGCTAACATACTCATATAAAATAATTTTATATAAATAGGAGATGTTTTTTTAGGGTCAGGAGAAAATCGATAATGACATTTGATGCATTTTTGCATCAAGAGCGAGAGGGATGCGTGGGGAAATGGCGTAAAGTATTGTCGTATCGGTGCGCCAAATCCAGGAAAAACGCTGTGCTTACATCGTATTGAACGCGATGTCTCTCCATGAATCGGCATGATTCATAAATGAATCAGATGGTCAAGGACTGAAGTGAAGGATATTATTCCGTATCGCTCAAGATGATACCCAACCGTTTGGCTTTACGGACAATAGTAGACTGGTTCACCCCAAGAATCGAGGCGGCCTTTCGGGTCGTGCGGTGCTTTTCCAAGGCTTTCATAATTGCATCGCGTTCCACTTGGTCGACGATGGTTTTCAGCGTGAGCGGTTCGTCATGTGATGTCTGATGTCGGTTGGCGTCGGTTCTTCGGAGAATGCGCAAGACTTCGGCTTTCGTAACGATTTGTAACTTGGACATGACAACGATGCGTTCCATGGCGTTTTCAAGTTCTCGCACGTTGCCCGGCCATTCCTGATCGGCCAGATAATCGAATGCATCGGGTTCCATTTGTCGATTCAGGCCGTACTTCGTGTTGTACTTCCCAAGGAAGTGATACAAAAAGTCAATGATGGCTTCATGTCGTTCGCGCAAAGGCGGGATAACAAGTGGAACCACGTGGAGTCGGTAATAGAGGTCACTGCGGAAGAGACGTTGCCGAATCATTTCCTCGAGGTTGCGGTTTGTGGCGGCCATAATGCGGACATCGACCTGAATGGGATGTACGCCACCCACACGCATGATAGTGCCTTCTTGAAGAACGCGCAGCAATTTCGCTTGAAGTCCAATAGGCATTTCTCCGATTTCATCGAGGAAAAGCGTACCCTGGTTGGCGATTTCAAACAGGCCGGGCTTGCCGGAACGAAGCGCACCGGTAAACGCCCCGGGGACATAGCCGAACAATTCGGATTCAAGAAGTTGTTCGGGAATAGCGGCGCAACTGATCTTGATAAACGGTTTTTCCCGGCGTGGGCTGTTTTCGTGGATAACTTCGGCCAAAACTTCTTTGCCGACACCGGATTCGCCCAACAGCAGCACGGTCGAATCCACGCGAGCCAAGCGTAATGACTGGTCATGGATTTCGCGCATTTTTTGCGAGCGAATGATAATACGACCGGACTGCTCGTTTTTTCGGCGCAGGGTGCTGAGTTCTTTCTGATAATGGACTTTAAGTTCTGAGAGCTTTTCCAACTCCTGTTGCAGTCGACGCAGTTCGGTGACATCGCGAACGTTGGTGACAACGCGAGTGATATGTCCACTCGTGTCACGGAGCGGGCTGCCTGTGACCATGATGGTTTTTCCGTTTTTGACCTTTTGAATAATGGTTTCCGTCTGCCCCGTCGCCAAAACCCGCATGGTGACGGATTCATTATAATAGCCGTCCACCACGAGGTCGGCCATATTTTTCCCGAGCACTTCTGCTGCTCGGATACCCGTTATCCGTTCATAGGCTTTGTTTACCCGGTGTACGAAACCCATTTCATCAGTGATGAAGATGCCGTCGAATGAGGTATCGATAATAGCATTGAGTTCTTGTGTCAGTCCGGTCATTTCTTCAAGCTGGCGTATGGTGAGCATCTGTTCCTGAATATTGCGGAACAGGGTGATCGTGCGCGAGTTCTGAGACGGCCAGCTTAAGACGGCGAAACGGACATCGTCGCGTCGTGCGGTAAGAATGGTTTCCGGAGCATTGGGGGCGGACTCGATCTGAAAACCGACTTCGAGAAGCAATCGAGACAAGACTTGGTTGAGGATTTGGGCAAAATTACGGCTTACGAGGCGACAGGCGGCAAAGTTGCACCAACAAATTGTTCCATCGTTTTCGACGTGAAACAGAGGATCGGGAAAATCGAGCAGGACTTGCGCTTCCGGGGCATCGTTCGTGTCCGGGACCACGCCCGCAAATTGTTTGAGTAACGATGCATCAAGCCCGCCGACAATACGCATGCCGTCACTGACGGCGAGATATGTATTGAAATCCCATTGAATGTCATCAAGTTGGGCATTGGCATTGACTGCACAGACCATATCACGTTTGTGAAGACGGACCGGGTCGGTCAACGAGGCACCACGGGCCAGCGCTTTGACGAGATCTTCACTGGTAAAGACGCCGATGACTTTCCCCACGGAATCAATAACGTGCGCGCCCTGCACATCTCGCCGTTTAAAAAACGACGCAACATCCCGCAAACTCATCTCCGGCGTAATCGCACGCCCCGGTGACTGCATGATCTCTTTGACACGCATGGGATACCTCGAAACGTGAGCGGTTTACGGCCTCCGGCGGCTGGGGAAGGGGGGAAACTTTTTGGAAAAAAGTTTCCCCCCTTCCCCAGACCCCATCCCCTCTTCAAAAACTTTTAGCGGGGTGGACGTGTAGAATATCGTGTTCGCTTGGCATTTATGTAAAAAGGTAGCGGATTGTTGTCCAGAATGGAATGAAGAATCCATTCGTGTCTTTTGATAACAATGCAGCGGCAATGTTTTGAATTTCTTCGGGGGGTAACCCTTCCATGATCCCCTCTATCGCTTTGCTACGCATTTCGCGTAGTTTGGGGATATCCAATCCAAGGCGGTCAATGGTTTCAGCCGCGGCGTTGTCATCATGGTGTGCCGGGGTGATCCTGCCGTCTCCTGTAAAGCGGAAACGCGTTTGGCATGAAGGATCAAGGGGAGAAATCAAAAGCTGTTCATCGAACCAATCACCTTTCAAATTCCCACAATGACGCGGTTTGCCTCTTTCCAGTTGAGCCTGACAAGAGCAGAGCATATTGTTGAAATCAAGAGCATCGACTTCAGGACGGTGTTGCGGGTGAAAATGTTCAATGTGGGAATCATTATCGACAAGTCGGCGTTCGCAGTAACAACAGATATATCCCTGTTCCTGCATTAAAGCCTTTTTTACCGCCTTTTTTTCTTTGCTACGCAAATCATCGTATGTTGGCTGCCAGTCTTCATTTGCAAGTGCCTTCCACTCTGTGAATACTTCAGGTTCAGCACCTTTCACAATGTGTTTCATTTGCCGATCAACTCTTTGCGCGTGATCAGCACTGATGCTTTGACCAATTCGGGATCGTCTCCAATACGTCTTCTCAAACGTTCGACGGCGTGTTTGGCTTCGTCCAACTCTCCTTTGTCAATAGAATCGAAAAGTTGTCGGAGATCATGCGTCACATCGTCGGGCCGGGTGGTGTCCAGCCCCATCAAATCTTCCAGCACTCGTTCAACGGTTTTTCCATACGATTCCGTGGGGCGAACAGCGGTGAGCTCTTGACGTTCCAACGATAAAAGAAACAGATTTTCAGGCTGAACATGCGTAATGACGTGCGGGGAGTGTGTCGAAATCAAAAATTGGCAGTTTGGAAAGACATCGTGCAACTGCGAAACAATCATGCGCTGCCATTTGGGATGCAAATGGAGATCAATTTCATCGACAAGGACAATTCCATACCCTTCTAAAGGATTCGTCCGCATCGGGTTGGCAATGGCCAAGCGACGAGCCAAATCACCAATCATGGCCATCAAAATTTTTTCACCATCCGAAAGCTGATTAACGGCCAGTTCTTCACCATGTTTTTTCACGACCATCCGTAAAGGACTACGCCGCACGGTTAAGTCGGTGAATGCTGGCATGAATTGGAGTAATGCGTCGCGCACGGCTTGAAGTTGAAGGTCTGTTCGAAGTTCTCCCGTTTCGCGAAGGGTTTCATTTTCTAGATCTTCACGTTCTCGGAACCATTCGAAAAAAGTACGAAAGTTTGCTCCGCTGGTGAGCGCATCGTCATATGCGGAAAGTTGATCGAACGTATGCTTCGATCGTATTCGAAGTGGAATATCAACAACAGCGCGATTGACGGGGTAATAGATAAAGAGTGGCAAATATGCTTTTTCATTGACCTCTGTCAGGTCTTCTTGGATATCTCGAACAACGTTGGAGAGTTCAGCGAGAGAGGATGTCGCCGACTTGCTATGTCCTTTTCGAGTTTTTGACAGTGTCCATTCGAATTCACCCCATCTGTTTTCACATCGTAATCCAAGAGAGGCTGTGGATTTTCCGTTACAAATGTCTAGTTCGGAAATGGGGCGTCCCGATGCTTTTTCGCGTTCAATGCGGTTGGCCAGCCAGGAGAGGAGGAGAGCGGTGGCGTCAAGGAGAGTGGATTTCCCCGACCCATTCATACCGACGAAAATGTTGAGATGCCTGTCCAAATCGAGCTGCAGATTTCTGGCACCGCGGAAATTTTCGAGCTTGAGCCGTTGAATGTACACCGTTGTCCTCGTTGTTAAGGCGCGCCACTCTCTTCTCTGAAATATTGAGCAGAGTGGAGGTATTATCTCCCTAGTATGCCTTGAAATGGTATCGAATTATACCTTCATCTG
Above is a window of Desulfovibrio inopinatus DSM 10711 DNA encoding:
- a CDS encoding solute carrier family 23 protein — protein: MSDWTAKRPDGQEPPYIPLWKLKLRIPGVHYRWEWADYIQGLIMCAVCLSIIPVLQDTLGMPFEVALAIVILNGFLYLFHSSLGDPVVPGWVTPAIPLLIAYCAAFPEGPERMHALIAFEMTLGLWCLLLGATGLAQTVISLIPRAVKAGVILGAGIAAIQLIFKEGGKFYSMPITISVCALVALFMMYNPLFRHWSTTSPVVKRIANLGILPAIIAAIIIAPIVGEAPFTVEWGFSHPDFATLWTDWVPWGTLGWPPLSMFLKALPLVLAAYIVIFGDAVQAQGIIRDADPKRPDEPVDYNPDRAHLVVGIRNTIMSMLGPDISMCGPIWAAMTVVTYERWKKGRESMDSIIGGVGAFRWGTFTGYWLLPIVTVTRPILPAALALTMIIQGFVSVYIGAREAKSLKDLGIAGMVAGILVSKGAAWAFGAGLIACFVIYSMDFFKGDTNAGPLWADDLELAAERESKVLSGEAK
- a CDS encoding retron system putative HNH endonuclease — encoded protein: MKHIVKGAEPEVFTEWKALANEDWQPTYDDLRSKEKKAVKKALMQEQGYICCYCERRLVDNDSHIEHFHPQHRPEVDALDFNNMLCSCQAQLERGKPRHCGNLKGDWFDEQLLISPLDPSCQTRFRFTGDGRITPAHHDDNAAAETIDRLGLDIPKLREMRSKAIEGIMEGLPPEEIQNIAAALLSKDTNGFFIPFWTTIRYLFT
- a CDS encoding sigma 54-interacting transcriptional regulator, with the translated sequence MRVKEIMQSPGRAITPEMSLRDVASFFKRRDVQGAHVIDSVGKVIGVFTSEDLVKALARGASLTDPVRLHKRDMVCAVNANAQLDDIQWDFNTYLAVSDGMRIVGGLDASLLKQFAGVVPDTNDAPEAQVLLDFPDPLFHVENDGTICWCNFAACRLVSRNFAQILNQVLSRLLLEVGFQIESAPNAPETILTARRDDVRFAVLSWPSQNSRTITLFRNIQEQMLTIRQLEEMTGLTQELNAIIDTSFDGIFITDEMGFVHRVNKAYERITGIRAAEVLGKNMADLVVDGYYNESVTMRVLATGQTETIIQKVKNGKTIMVTGSPLRDTSGHITRVVTNVRDVTELRRLQQELEKLSELKVHYQKELSTLRRKNEQSGRIIIRSQKMREIHDQSLRLARVDSTVLLLGESGVGKEVLAEVIHENSPRREKPFIKISCAAIPEQLLESELFGYVPGAFTGALRSGKPGLFEIANQGTLFLDEIGEMPIGLQAKLLRVLQEGTIMRVGGVHPIQVDVRIMAATNRNLEEMIRQRLFRSDLYYRLHVVPLVIPPLRERHEAIIDFLYHFLGKYNTKYGLNRQMEPDAFDYLADQEWPGNVRELENAMERIVVMSKLQIVTKAEVLRILRRTDANRHQTSHDEPLTLKTIVDQVERDAIMKALEKHRTTRKAASILGVNQSTIVRKAKRLGIILSDTE
- a CDS encoding NAD-dependent succinate-semialdehyde dehydrogenase — translated: MLTENFLSECACYIDGEFIAADSGQSIPVTNPFDGSVVGNVPDMRTDETVRAINAAHAALPAWKRKTALQRAEILMNWYRLTLENIDMLARIVTLEGGKPLAEAKAETNNGASYMRWFAEEARRNYGDVVPAPFADQRLVVTREPVGVVGVITPWNFPMSMIARKVSAALAAGCTAVVRPAILTPLTALAMARLAHEAGAPNGVLNVLTGSSRVIGKELTSNKIVRKISFTGSTGVGKILLNQTASTVKRMSMELGGNAPFIVFDDADIDAAAAGAVFCKFRNSGQTCICANRMYVHDAVYDTFLEKMAEHVKTLKPGNGLDDGINMGPLINADALEKTKSFTEDALAKGGRIVCGGKPHALGGLFYEPTIIADATDDMLFASEEIFGPIAPIFRFTDENDVIERANSTDYGLAAYFYTRDAARIWRVSEALEFGLLGINDGRISTCEGPFGGVKESGFGREGSRYGLDDYTVLKYACQGGITTA
- a CDS encoding AAA family ATPase, translated to MYIQRLKLENFRGARNLQLDLDRHLNIFVGMNGSGKSTLLDATALLLSWLANRIEREKASGRPISELDICNGKSTASLGLRCENRWGEFEWTLSKTRKGHSKSATSSLAELSNVVRDIQEDLTEVNEKAYLPLFIYYPVNRAVVDIPLRIRSKHTFDQLSAYDDALTSGANFRTFFEWFREREDLENETLRETGELRTDLQLQAVRDALLQFMPAFTDLTVRRSPLRMVVKKHGEELAVNQLSDGEKILMAMIGDLARRLAIANPMRTNPLEGYGIVLVDEIDLHLHPKWQRMIVSQLHDVFPNCQFLISTHSPHVITHVQPENLFLLSLERQELTAVRPTESYGKTVERVLEDLMGLDTTRPDDVTHDLRQLFDSIDKGELDEAKHAVERLRRRIGDDPELVKASVLITRKELIGK
- a CDS encoding iron-containing alcohol dehydrogenase encodes the protein MQKELFCTTSRIVFGPGTLNDIGTELRRLGATKVCIVTDPGVMSTGIIERLTTVLEAAELGVCLYDQVQADPPFELVDQTVEIVKEHGADAIVGIGGGSSLDMAKITGAMATNPGSVSEYFGIDLLPNPGLPTILIPTTAGTGSEVTPIVILSDNTEQLKKGVVSSHLYPACALLDPELTLGLPPKVTAATGMDALIHAIEAYTSKNATPMSDLLAKEAMRLIYANIRTAYANGENIEGRTNMLRGAMLAGMAFANAGVTAVHAFAYPIGAQFHIPHGIANTIMLVPVMQFNMLGNLDRFADIADFFGQPTEGLSQRAKAQVTVDALIELASDLQVPQHLSEYGVTHDHVPNLAENVLKVTRLLANNPRKLLLDDAISIYTAAV